A window of the Citrus sinensis cultivar Valencia sweet orange chromosome 9, DVS_A1.0, whole genome shotgun sequence genome harbors these coding sequences:
- the LOC102616250 gene encoding flavanone 3-dioxygenase 3 — protein MEKEESSSSFSTGKSAQEGALPYVPDCYVIPSSHRPDMAPEAAYVPIIDFGRLNEGREQRSMVIKEIGNACSRLGFFQIVNHGICQSILDGALSTAFDFFKLPSEEKMKFMSGDVHRPVRYSTSLKDGIDEIQFWRVILKHYAHPLDHWIDFWPKNPPNYRENMGKYCTEERKLALELMSAITESLGLGPKYLVNKMDEGMQVMAVNCYPPCPQPDISLGLPPHSDYTCLTIVLQSSPGLEILDTEDGSWKMVPKMQSALQVHVGDHLEVLSNGRYKSVVHRAILNRGSTRISLASLHSLGMDEKMETAKELVDEKNPKGYKESSFRDFLNFLSKNDLAEGKSFIDTLKIKN, from the exons ATGGAAAAGGAGGAGAGTTCAAGCTCATTTTCAACAGGGAAGAGTGCACAGGAGGGGGCATTGCCATATGTGCCGGATTGTTATGTAATCCCATCTTCACATCGCCCAGATATGGCACCTGAGGCTGCGTATGTGCCAATTATTGATTTTGGTAGATTGAACGAGGGCAGGGAACAGCGATCAATGGTCATCAAAGAAATTGGTAATGCTTGTTCCCGGCTGGGCTTCTTTCAA ATTGTGAATCATGGAATCTGCCAATCGATACTGGATGGAGCGCTTTCGACGGCGTTTGATTTTTTCAAGTTACCGAGTGAAGAGAAGATGAAGTTCATGTCTGGTGACGTACACAGGCCGGTGAGATATTCAACAAGCCTAAAAGATGGGATTGACGAGATCCAGTTTTGGAGGGTCATCCTCAAGCATTATGCCCATCCCCTTGATCACTGGATTGATTTTTGGCCCAAGAATCCACCTAACTATAG GGAAAACATGGGCAAATATTGCACTGAAGAGAGGAAACTAGCTTTGGAGCTAATGAGTGCAATTACCGAGAGCCTTGGATTAGGTCCAAAATATTTAGTCAACAAAATGGACGAAGGAATGCAAGTAATGGCTGTCAATTGTTACCCGCCGTGCCCACAACCCGACATCTCACTAGGGTTGCCGCCTCACTCTGATTACACTTGCCTAACCATCGTTCTTCAGAGCTCACCGGGCCTCGAAATCTTGGATACAGAAGATGGATCATGGAAAATGGTTCCTAAGATGCAGAGTGCCCTACAAGTTCATGTAGGCGACCATCTTGAGGTGCTAAGCAACGGAAGATACAAGAGCGTTGTTCATAGGGCTATCTTGAATCGCGGAAGCACTCGAATATCCCTCGCGAGCCTGCATAGTTTGGGGATGGATGAGAAGATGGAGACAGCGAAAGAGCTTGTGGATGAGAAAAATCCTAAGGGATACAAAGAGAGCAGCTTCAGAGACTTTCTGAATTTTCTTTCCAAGAATGACCTTGCAGAAGGGAAAAGTTTCATCGATACGCTGAAGATTAAGAATTAG